A genomic window from Oncorhynchus mykiss isolate Arlee unplaced genomic scaffold, USDA_OmykA_1.1 un_scaffold_227, whole genome shotgun sequence includes:
- the LOC100301642 gene encoding mannan-binding lectin H2 precursor gives MALSRPLTLGLCVLSLLVLPGQTEECECRGPRGMPGIPGIPGPRGPVGPSAGMPGLPGPPGERGPPGPPELSGVPCLVGRDERVPGPPGPPGPPGPAGATDLDLEPLQESLVKLELAINYDFTRRVDKKYFVSHKRPGSFDDAVQFCTKRGLVLALPKNREENTALTQVFEGALKNAWLNVDNSKEGKFQVDLKGQPLTFSKWADGEPKVPDGDRGCTMLTESGAWQVTYDCSFNAYIVCEI, from the exons ATGGCTCTGAGCAGACCTCTGACTTTgggtctctgtgttctctccctgCTGGTTCTGCCAGGCCAGACAGAGGAGTGTGAATGCCGGGGTCCTAGAGGAATGCCTGGGATTCCTGGCATTCCTGGCCCTCGTGGGCCTGTTGGGCCTTCTGCAG GCATGCCTGGACTTCCTggtccacctggagagagag GGCCACCTGGACCTCCTGAACTCTCTGGAGTTCCTTGTTTAGTTGGTCGAGATGAACGTGTCCCTGGTCCACCTGGTCCACCTGGACCCCCGGGCCCTGCAGGAGCTACTG ACTTAGACCTGGAACCCCTGCAAGAAAGCTTGGTCAAACTGGAGTTGG CCATAAACTATGACTTCACCAGAAGAGTTGACAAGAAGTACTTTGTGTCACACAAGAGACCGGGTTCCTTTGACGATGCTGTTCAGTTCTGTACCAAGAGGGGCTTGGTGTTGGCTTTGCCGAAGAACCGGGAGGAAAACACTGCTCTCACTCAGGTCTTTGAAGGGGCATTGAAGAATGCATGGCTCAATGTTGACAACAGTAAAGAGGGGAAGTTTCAGGTAGATTTGAAAGGCCAACCCCTcaccttttccaaatgggcagaTGGGGAACCAAAAGTGCCTGATGGGGATAGAGGCTGTACAATGTTGACAGAGTCAGGTGCATGGCAGGTGACATATGATTGCTCCTTCAATGCCTATATCGTGTGTGAGATATAG